Proteins from a genomic interval of Rosa chinensis cultivar Old Blush chromosome 2, RchiOBHm-V2, whole genome shotgun sequence:
- the LOC112183893 gene encoding uncharacterized protein LOC112183893 has protein sequence MHRIKDRLISASPNQIFLVPYNASAHWVLTVIDPDNDIVYFMDPLKRRLGGNGEWKDIVDTAISMFRADRNKKGRGFPQWKNMAGIPSQPNDKQCGYFVMRYMRDIIHDTNLGFAEKWGRRANHVYSQVEIDEVRNELASYVLKNILKL, from the exons ATGCATCGTATAAAAGATCGCCTCATAAGTGCTTCTCCAAACCAGATTTTCTTAGTGCCTTACAATGCATC TGCTCATTGGGTATTAACTGTGATCGATCCGGACAATGACATTGTCTATTTCATGGATCCATTAAAAAGACGCCTTGGAGGTAACGGAGAATGGAAAGATATTGTTGACAC TGCCATATCAATGTTTAGAGCGGACCGCAACAAGAAAGGACGAGGTTTTCCTCAATGGAAGAACATGGCA GGTATTCCATCACAGCCAAATGACAAACAGTGTGGCTATTTTGTGATGAGATATATGAGGGACATCATACATGATACAAACTTGGGTTTTGCAGAAAAG TGGGGTAGGAGAGCTAACCATGTTTATAGTCAAGTGGAAATTGATGAAGTCCGTAATGAGCTCGCAAGTTATGTGTTGAAGAACATCCTGAAGTTGTAA